One genomic window of Pseudomonadota bacterium includes the following:
- a CDS encoding PQQ-dependent sugar dehydrogenase: MNIHPVIAVSLLLALVAAINSCGGGSSGPVSQPPPPVSLETGVQRVFNQLTFNLPVALIQAPSDISRWFVVEQSGVIRVFNNDPTVSSSSVFIDISGRVNSGPSEAGLLGMAFHPDFAANGHVFLSYTRTGSPLVSVISRFVIDPATGDLDETSEFEILTVPQDFSNHNGGNIAFGQDGFLYIGFGDGGSGGDPNERAQDTSHILGSIVRLDIDVAPPTRYAIPATNPFSSNTNCVDGVGVMPCPEIYAWGFRNPWRFSFDSQTGELWVGDVGQADWEEIDRVELGMNYGWDEREGAHCFEPSTGCSTNNVDPITEYGHVGGNISVTGGFVYRGAAIPNLQGFYVFGDFGSGRIWGVPATSVQGTAPDELDDTTLSISSFAEGADGELYALNYGAGEIYQIIDVP, encoded by the coding sequence ATGAACATCCATCCAGTTATCGCTGTGAGCTTGCTGCTTGCTCTTGTTGCGGCGATCAACTCTTGCGGGGGCGGCAGTTCCGGACCAGTCAGTCAACCACCGCCGCCGGTTTCGCTGGAGACAGGCGTACAGCGAGTTTTCAATCAGCTCACATTCAATCTTCCGGTCGCCCTGATTCAGGCGCCCAGCGATATTTCACGGTGGTTTGTCGTTGAGCAGTCAGGTGTCATAAGAGTGTTCAATAATGACCCGACCGTATCTTCGAGTTCCGTGTTCATCGATATCAGTGGTCGAGTAAATTCCGGGCCCAGCGAAGCCGGTTTACTTGGTATGGCCTTTCACCCTGATTTTGCCGCCAATGGCCACGTTTTCCTTTCTTACACTCGAACCGGATCGCCGCTCGTATCGGTCATTTCGCGCTTCGTCATCGATCCTGCAACAGGAGATCTTGACGAAACTTCAGAGTTCGAAATCCTGACTGTCCCACAGGATTTTTCAAATCACAATGGCGGCAACATCGCGTTTGGGCAGGACGGGTTTCTTTATATCGGGTTTGGCGATGGTGGCAGCGGAGGTGATCCTAACGAACGTGCGCAGGACACTAGCCATATCTTGGGCAGTATCGTGCGCCTTGATATCGATGTCGCGCCGCCAACTCGTTACGCGATTCCAGCGACTAATCCATTTTCGTCCAATACGAACTGCGTTGATGGCGTCGGTGTGATGCCTTGCCCGGAGATATATGCCTGGGGGTTTCGAAATCCCTGGCGCTTCAGCTTTGACAGTCAGACCGGGGAACTCTGGGTTGGCGATGTCGGGCAAGCTGACTGGGAAGAAATCGACCGGGTCGAACTGGGAATGAATTATGGCTGGGACGAGCGAGAGGGCGCACATTGTTTTGAACCATCCACAGGTTGTTCAACCAACAACGTTGATCCAATCACCGAATATGGTCATGTCGGTGGAAATATTTCGGTAACCGGAGGATTCGTGTATCGTGGCGCCGCCATTCCGAATTTGCAGGGTTTCTATGTATTTGGCGACTTCGGCTCTGGTCGTATATGGGGTGTGCCGGCGACCAGCGTGCAAGGCACTGCACCCGACGAGCTTGACGATACTACGCTCAGTATCTCGTCGTTCGCAGAGGGCGCGGACGGTGAATTGTATGCACTGAATTACGGCGCCGGGGAAATCTATCAGATCATTGATGTTCCCTGA
- the gltX gene encoding glutamate--tRNA ligase produces MSSEKSPARPVRTRFAPSPTGYLHIGGVRTALFCWLYAKRHGGTFILRIEDTDRERSTEEAIQVILDGMEWLCLRPDEGPFFQTDRLERYQELTDQLLEQGDAYHCYCSKEELDEMRKAQMARKEKPRYNGRCRDGREPVPGVKPVVRFKNPEDGQVVVDDLVRGPVVFENKELDDLVLVRSDGTPTYNFSVVIDDWDMEISHVIRGDDHLNNTPRQINICKALGAELPQYAHLPMILGQDGSRLSKRHGAVSVLHYRQEGFLPEAMLNYLVRLGWSHGDQELFTVDEMCELFDIADVNKAASTFNPEKLLWINQQHIMKAGTDRLACELQHQLECLGVDTAAGPPAEGVVDALRERAQTLHEMAQSSVFFYQDFDDYHEKAARKNLKASSREALAKVRKALAALDDWQAEPIHQVVMATAEAMDLKLGKVAQPVRVAVCGGPVSPPIDITLELLGRDKTLARLDRALAYIDGLENAEKT; encoded by the coding sequence ATGAGTTCAGAAAAATCCCCGGCCAGACCCGTCAGGACCCGGTTCGCACCCAGCCCGACCGGTTACCTGCACATCGGCGGTGTCCGCACCGCGTTGTTTTGCTGGTTGTACGCCAAAAGACACGGCGGCACCTTCATCCTGCGTATCGAGGACACCGATCGCGAGCGTTCGACCGAAGAGGCGATCCAGGTCATCCTCGATGGCATGGAATGGCTGTGCTTGCGCCCGGACGAGGGCCCGTTCTTCCAGACCGACCGCCTGGAGCGCTACCAGGAACTGACCGACCAGCTACTCGAGCAGGGCGATGCCTACCACTGCTATTGCAGCAAGGAGGAGCTGGACGAGATGCGCAAGGCGCAAATGGCGCGCAAGGAAAAGCCGCGTTATAACGGCCGTTGCCGTGACGGGCGCGAGCCGGTGCCAGGGGTCAAGCCGGTCGTGCGTTTCAAAAACCCCGAGGATGGCCAGGTGGTGGTCGATGACCTGGTGCGCGGACCCGTGGTTTTCGAGAACAAGGAGCTGGACGACCTGGTGCTGGTGCGATCCGATGGCACCCCGACCTACAATTTCTCCGTCGTCATCGACGACTGGGACATGGAAATCAGCCATGTCATCCGCGGCGACGACCACCTCAACAACACGCCCCGCCAGATCAATATCTGCAAGGCGCTGGGTGCGGAGCTACCACAATACGCCCATCTGCCGATGATCCTGGGCCAGGACGGTTCGCGGTTGTCAAAACGCCATGGCGCGGTCAGCGTGCTGCATTATCGCCAGGAAGGCTTTTTGCCCGAGGCGATGCTCAATTACCTGGTCCGCCTGGGCTGGTCGCACGGCGACCAGGAGTTGTTCACCGTGGACGAGATGTGCGAGTTGTTCGATATCGCCGATGTCAACAAGGCGGCGTCCACGTTCAACCCGGAAAAGCTGTTGTGGATCAACCAGCAGCACATCATGAAGGCCGGGACCGATCGGCTGGCTTGCGAGTTGCAGCACCAGCTCGAATGTCTCGGCGTGGATACCGCTGCCGGCCCGCCCGCCGAAGGGGTGGTCGATGCATTACGCGAGCGCGCCCAGACCCTGCACGAGATGGCGCAGAGCAGCGTGTTTTTCTACCAGGATTTCGACGATTACCACGAAAAGGCCGCCCGCAAGAATCTCAAAGCCAGCAGCCGTGAGGCCCTGGCCAAGGTACGCAAGGCGCTGGCGGCGCTGGACGACTGGCAGGCGGAGCCGATCCACCAAGTCGTGATGGCGACCGCCGAGGCCATGGACCTGAAGCTTGGCAAGGTCGCACAGCCGGTGCGCGTGGCCGTGTGTGGCGGCCCGGTTTCACCACCGATCGATATTACGCTGGAGCTGCTGGGACGGGACAAAACCCTGGCCAGGCTGGACCGCGCGCTGGCCTATATCGATGGCTTGGAAAACGCCGAAAAGACCTAG
- a CDS encoding tetratricopeptide repeat protein, which yields MSKRLCSLVLATALLAVPSVAPAQDSGAQTFESSTSGETNSDFQEINALCSQDLKLLGGQNAALKNRLAQLREAAAKLDSGGGEDSGGVGRPVSGEAVSATDFIGNVESYHEASLQLVEAAQRSVALAENEADPVAKQQLYKDAARKITQARSYANRAANVVDTLSSGPGAQQRKGINLGDSDALRQANEILNRGGVTGWQDALEQRRTEDQAPPEDAGTPFFDQEWHLIYDEDGERIILKEGGRIDLTPLYRAVEDAQPGAPRKELFITVPAPSGVGTSVEPTSSLIDALSDPVVRARVREVGGVRLEVTLNALMLAGVNGLEGGGALERVNRPVIISLRRLYEAAQRHVGAWGKLPEHLRYPGAISRVHGFVFSADRSDIILVGAAAKEPRNRIDIDSLILILRAVWAEGLWPQVSLDPMPDRLEGPQYSRIENLPSDSVPARILINADYAMKEIMLGGNVLSGIEFTPMSTRLEGRTTGGFLSRFWLTPKPLSPGTVHVSASGRSVLFETGVDLKTEAMTVSRGEFQGTGRGNEMAEDAARQFAGLYSILQLRQDIQPGGIFIRLQGLVDLASVATIWVRAGIDNELLKGISDLAYRSLEGTEAVPRYFPAVSVTLSDGSGLRVAGGVELAARASSRSLGGFGQRMSRALEQAVDAFADESGMSKEVDLVLTLPEQEDSSPPGLLRAVSEGVRAMGEQNYAGAARAFGRAVELDPFDIRIWIDLAAVEARAGHYTEARNAMEQARRLNPDDPAVSLAAMDVEWLSGPQQFLAQAQLEDIVHLSQQYSTIAHHLILSGDPRTAIDYANWSNELWHDNGDGRMALFWADEDRTGRRARRNLIQAIRSYRRDLRLGTDGAAETLAYALAVSAMQRLSRAQVVMEPGGFQSYEDYSNLQNELSRAIEETMEAGSIDEDLPLAPALEVQARAIRAAIAKAVGEGANLRPVLQQASNVIRRHPDFAFGWYVHSKVNYMLGNLAAALNDASKAIELEPSRENYAYRAAVHAKLGNCTRARSDLIEARRLDPHLVVPQTEAPLRGACD from the coding sequence ATGAGTAAACGTCTCTGTTCGCTGGTGCTGGCGACCGCACTGCTGGCAGTGCCGTCGGTCGCACCGGCACAGGACTCTGGGGCTCAGACATTTGAGTCATCCACAAGTGGTGAGACCAACAGCGATTTCCAGGAGATTAATGCTCTTTGCTCCCAAGATCTGAAGTTGCTCGGGGGACAAAATGCAGCGCTGAAAAACCGGTTGGCCCAGTTGCGCGAAGCCGCCGCAAAACTGGATAGCGGTGGCGGAGAGGATAGCGGTGGCGTTGGCAGACCTGTATCGGGAGAGGCGGTCAGTGCGACAGATTTCATAGGCAACGTTGAAAGCTACCATGAGGCCTCATTGCAGTTGGTCGAAGCCGCCCAGCGTTCGGTCGCACTAGCGGAAAACGAGGCCGACCCGGTCGCGAAGCAACAGCTCTATAAAGACGCAGCCCGGAAAATAACCCAAGCTCGGTCCTATGCAAACCGGGCAGCGAATGTTGTGGACACGTTGTCCAGCGGTCCCGGTGCTCAGCAACGCAAAGGAATCAATCTTGGAGATTCTGACGCTCTCAGGCAGGCCAACGAAATTCTCAACCGGGGCGGCGTCACCGGCTGGCAAGATGCCCTGGAACAGCGTCGGACGGAGGACCAGGCTCCACCCGAAGACGCGGGAACGCCATTTTTCGATCAGGAATGGCATCTCATCTACGATGAGGATGGCGAGCGCATTATTTTGAAAGAAGGCGGTAGAATTGACCTCACCCCGCTCTATCGCGCAGTTGAAGACGCCCAGCCCGGCGCTCCACGAAAAGAGCTTTTCATAACCGTGCCGGCCCCGTCAGGCGTGGGCACGAGTGTAGAACCGACATCGTCTCTGATCGATGCGCTAAGCGATCCCGTCGTTCGCGCGCGCGTCAGGGAAGTGGGTGGCGTGCGGCTCGAAGTGACCCTGAATGCGCTGATGCTGGCCGGGGTCAATGGACTGGAGGGCGGCGGTGCGCTTGAGCGCGTCAACCGGCCAGTTATTATTTCATTGCGACGGTTGTATGAGGCTGCTCAGCGCCACGTTGGTGCCTGGGGTAAACTGCCGGAGCATCTTCGCTATCCTGGAGCAATCTCGCGAGTCCACGGGTTCGTTTTTTCGGCCGATCGCAGCGACATTATTCTCGTCGGTGCTGCCGCGAAGGAACCGCGCAACCGCATTGATATTGACAGCCTGATACTCATATTGCGTGCAGTTTGGGCCGAGGGGCTGTGGCCGCAGGTCTCTCTGGACCCGATGCCAGATCGCCTGGAAGGTCCCCAATATTCGCGCATCGAGAATCTTCCATCCGATTCGGTGCCAGCGCGCATTCTGATCAACGCAGATTACGCGATGAAGGAGATCATGCTTGGGGGCAACGTATTAAGCGGTATCGAGTTTACGCCAATGTCGACCCGGCTCGAAGGACGTACGACAGGGGGTTTTCTTTCACGATTCTGGTTAACGCCAAAACCGTTGTCGCCGGGCACCGTGCATGTTTCGGCAAGTGGCAGGTCAGTCCTGTTCGAAACCGGCGTCGACCTAAAGACCGAGGCCATGACTGTTTCGCGCGGAGAATTCCAGGGCACGGGACGCGGCAACGAAATGGCCGAGGATGCCGCACGGCAATTCGCGGGCCTCTATTCGATACTTCAGTTACGGCAGGATATCCAACCCGGCGGAATATTCATTCGCCTTCAGGGGCTGGTCGATCTGGCCAGCGTGGCAACGATTTGGGTGCGAGCCGGTATTGATAATGAGCTACTTAAAGGAATATCGGATCTTGCTTACAGGTCCCTTGAAGGAACGGAGGCCGTGCCCCGTTATTTTCCGGCCGTAAGCGTAACCCTCTCCGATGGCTCGGGGCTGCGGGTGGCCGGGGGAGTCGAGCTGGCGGCGCGAGCCTCAAGCAGGTCACTCGGCGGCTTTGGCCAGCGGATGAGCAGAGCCTTGGAACAGGCGGTCGACGCGTTTGCCGACGAAAGTGGAATGTCGAAGGAGGTGGACCTGGTCCTCACACTGCCGGAGCAGGAGGATTCGTCCCCACCGGGCCTGCTTCGTGCTGTCAGCGAAGGCGTGCGGGCCATGGGCGAGCAAAACTATGCAGGGGCCGCCCGTGCCTTTGGGCGAGCAGTAGAACTTGACCCCTTCGATATTCGGATTTGGATTGATCTGGCAGCCGTAGAGGCCCGCGCAGGCCACTATACAGAGGCCAGGAACGCGATGGAGCAGGCACGACGATTAAACCCCGACGATCCGGCTGTTTCTTTGGCTGCGATGGACGTCGAATGGCTCTCCGGCCCACAGCAATTTCTGGCCCAAGCGCAGCTGGAGGATATTGTTCATCTAAGCCAGCAATACAGCACCATTGCGCACCACCTTATTCTGTCAGGCGATCCGCGTACGGCTATCGATTATGCCAATTGGTCCAACGAACTCTGGCATGATAACGGCGATGGGCGCATGGCACTGTTTTGGGCCGACGAGGACCGAACCGGCCGCAGGGCGCGACGTAACCTGATCCAGGCGATCCGAAGTTACCGGAGGGACCTGAGGCTGGGCACCGACGGTGCTGCCGAAACCCTTGCCTACGCACTGGCAGTGAGCGCCATGCAGCGGCTGTCACGAGCCCAGGTCGTTATGGAGCCGGGTGGCTTTCAGAGTTATGAAGATTATTCCAACCTGCAGAACGAATTGAGCCGGGCGATCGAAGAAACCATGGAGGCTGGCTCGATTGACGAGGATTTGCCCCTTGCGCCGGCACTCGAAGTCCAGGCCCGGGCAATCCGCGCGGCAATCGCCAAGGCCGTGGGGGAAGGAGCGAACCTGCGGCCCGTATTGCAGCAGGCATCAAACGTAATACGGCGACATCCCGATTTTGCTTTCGGGTGGTATGTGCATTCGAAAGTAAATTATATGTTGGGTAACTTGGCCGCAGCACTGAATGATGCGAGTAAAGCGATAGAGCTCGAGCCGTCTAGAGAAAATTACGCTTATCGCGCGGCTGTTCATGCGAAGCTCGGAAACTGCACCAGAGCAAGATCCGATTTGATAGAAGCGCGACGGCTCGATCCGCATCTTGTCGTGCCGCAGACCGAGGCGCCTTTACGTGGGGCCTGCGACTAA
- a CDS encoding putative Ig domain-containing protein → MAEQNNNLSRFERVIALFTKVRAGEGRSIALFSLYALVLMLSYYLFKTMRETLILTEFSAEVRSYATAAITLMLFFIVPLYGVLFRQGNKEQLIRWITLFFASNVLIFYMMGKAGMEFSFLYYIWVGIFGVMMIAQFWAFAADHFNIKTGQRLFPIIMAGQAFGAVIGAQLFSLLFPHLGAYNLMLVAGALLAGTTWFTGRSGRSVPKESAAVYAEPTAEDEKQLDNVLGGFSVIRNNRYLMLIAAVAVLLNWINSTGEYIFAEWVSTLAANADAEKSSTIARLYGIYFTAATVLGFLLQIFLVSRIYRWIGVGGALLILPIIAMVGYGMIVFVPVFSLIWLVKVVENATDYSIMNTTRQAIYLPLTQREKYEGKTAIDTFFWRIGDLIQAGVIYIGLHWLGFEITHFALLNMVLASVWIWLAVLIGRRYHQLAKTNISSVPPTLFRPIPDVYAPAGSPLAFELDHDHFHDTDPGDVLTLSACMENSDELPAWLSFEAVTRAFAGMVPTDIDEVTTLTVTATDFDGLCISTRLIIRHR, encoded by the coding sequence TTGGCGGAACAAAACAACAACCTCAGCCGCTTCGAACGCGTTATTGCGCTGTTCACCAAGGTTCGTGCCGGCGAAGGCCGCTCCATCGCGTTGTTTTCGCTGTATGCGCTGGTCCTGATGTTGAGTTATTACCTGTTCAAGACCATGCGCGAGACGCTGATCCTGACCGAGTTCAGCGCCGAAGTCAGAAGTTACGCAACCGCCGCCATTACGCTGATGCTGTTTTTCATCGTGCCCCTTTATGGCGTCTTGTTCCGCCAGGGCAACAAAGAGCAGCTGATCCGCTGGATCACACTATTCTTCGCTTCCAACGTCCTGATTTTCTACATGATGGGCAAAGCCGGCATGGAGTTCAGTTTTCTCTATTATATCTGGGTCGGCATTTTTGGGGTCATGATGATCGCCCAGTTCTGGGCTTTCGCCGCGGATCATTTCAACATCAAGACCGGCCAGCGATTGTTCCCGATCATCATGGCCGGCCAGGCATTCGGCGCGGTCATCGGCGCCCAGCTTTTCTCGCTGCTTTTCCCGCATCTGGGTGCTTACAATCTGATGCTGGTGGCGGGCGCGCTGCTGGCAGGAACCACCTGGTTTACCGGCCGATCCGGTCGTTCGGTGCCAAAAGAATCCGCCGCGGTTTACGCCGAACCCACTGCGGAGGACGAGAAACAACTCGATAACGTGCTCGGCGGATTTTCGGTGATCCGGAACAACCGTTACCTGATGTTGATCGCCGCAGTCGCCGTGTTGCTGAACTGGATCAACAGCACCGGCGAATATATTTTTGCCGAATGGGTCTCGACCCTGGCCGCCAACGCCGATGCCGAAAAATCCAGTACCATCGCCAGGTTGTATGGCATTTATTTTACCGCTGCGACGGTCCTCGGGTTTCTGTTGCAGATTTTCCTGGTGTCGCGCATTTATCGCTGGATCGGTGTAGGCGGCGCCTTGCTGATCCTACCGATCATCGCAATGGTCGGTTACGGAATGATCGTGTTTGTCCCGGTTTTCAGCCTGATCTGGCTAGTCAAGGTGGTAGAAAACGCCACCGATTACTCGATCATGAACACGACCCGCCAAGCGATCTATCTGCCGCTGACGCAACGGGAAAAATACGAAGGCAAAACCGCAATCGACACTTTTTTCTGGCGCATCGGCGACCTGATCCAAGCCGGCGTCATTTATATCGGGTTGCACTGGCTCGGCTTCGAGATAACCCACTTCGCGTTGCTCAACATGGTGCTGGCATCGGTCTGGATCTGGCTGGCCGTACTCATCGGCCGCCGTTATCACCAACTGGCCAAGACCAATATTTCCAGCGTGCCGCCAACGCTTTTCCGGCCGATCCCCGATGTCTATGCGCCAGCCGGCAGCCCATTGGCCTTCGAGCTCGATCATGACCATTTCCACGACACCGACCCTGGTGACGTGCTGACGCTGAGCGCTTGCATGGAGAATTCGGACGAACTGCCCGCGTGGCTTAGTTTTGAGGCGGTCACCCGTGCCTTTGCCGGCATGGTGCCCACCGATATCGACGAAGTGACCACGCTGACCGTCACCGCCACCGATTTCGACGGGCTGTGCATATCGACCCGGTTGATTATCCGGCACCGATGA
- a CDS encoding glycosyltransferase family 4 protein, producing MPHLLESVALIGSYLPRQCGIATFTADLATAIIDNGPNIDCTIVAMNDRREGYEYLESVKFQISQNELNEYRRAADFLNLRNPDVVCLQHEYGIFGGQRGSFIIELVQNLKSPLITTLHTILRNPLAEERTIINQLSELSYRLVVMSELGADFLRDIYQVPASKIALIHHGIPDVPFLDPDPCKSKVAADDKIVILTFGLLSPGKGIEFMIDALPNIVSSHPEVLYFVVGATHPNCRSESGEAYRLSLHRRAKDLGVADHIVFHDRFLERDELLEIIRAADIYVTPYLNEAQIVSGTLAYAVGAGKAVVSTPYWHAKEMLADGRGRLVPFKDHLALAHEINQLLDFPEDRLKMRRAAYEYSRPMVMKEMGRRYLELFSRAKTQHTRIGDLPVLDTLSQRDQRLPQINLTHLRHMTDHTGMLQHAKFTVPNRAHGYCVDDNARALIVVARAHDLDRTDTSLTELSSVYLSFLDDAFDSETGRFHNFMSYDRKWLDTIGSEDSHGRALWALGTMAGWGQNSGQVALAIKLFHDALPALESFSDSRAVAFPILGIQAYLHRHDNDHQVRELLKSLGERLRTRFRQHATKDWQWHELSLTYDNARLPEALIACGRVTNDDDMVKTGIEVLEWLKDIQLDSSGGWFAPVGNQGWFRKSGSKAQYDQQPLEAAAMIGACIQAHECTQREEWVQLASTCFNWYLGKNDQQTQLYDHASGGCRDGLTRDGVNENQGAESTLSYLSSLLAIYNLRGLTANHQDDKKPALEKNLAENPETQLKSAGTP from the coding sequence ATGCCACACCTTCTAGAATCAGTCGCTCTTATCGGCTCGTACCTGCCGAGACAGTGTGGTATCGCCACCTTTACGGCTGATCTAGCCACCGCGATTATCGACAACGGTCCAAACATTGACTGCACTATCGTAGCCATGAACGATCGGCGTGAGGGGTACGAGTATCTGGAATCGGTCAAATTTCAGATTAGCCAGAACGAATTGAATGAATACCGTCGCGCCGCAGATTTCCTGAACCTGCGCAATCCGGATGTAGTTTGTCTGCAACACGAATACGGAATATTCGGTGGTCAACGCGGCAGCTTCATTATTGAACTCGTACAGAACTTGAAAAGCCCCTTGATAACCACCTTGCACACAATATTGAGAAATCCATTAGCAGAGGAACGAACGATCATCAATCAGCTATCGGAACTGTCCTACCGCTTGGTGGTCATGAGTGAGCTCGGTGCTGATTTTCTAAGAGATATATATCAAGTTCCAGCGAGCAAGATAGCTCTCATCCATCATGGAATCCCCGATGTGCCTTTTTTGGATCCGGATCCATGTAAGAGCAAGGTCGCCGCAGACGACAAAATTGTGATCCTGACATTTGGCCTGCTCTCGCCCGGCAAGGGTATCGAGTTTATGATTGATGCCCTGCCGAACATCGTCAGCTCACATCCGGAAGTACTCTATTTCGTGGTTGGTGCCACTCATCCAAACTGCAGGAGCGAAAGTGGCGAGGCCTATCGCCTGAGTTTGCACCGCCGGGCAAAGGATTTGGGCGTCGCCGACCACATTGTGTTCCATGATCGATTCTTAGAGCGAGATGAATTGCTTGAGATCATTCGGGCTGCCGATATCTATGTCACCCCGTACCTGAATGAGGCTCAGATTGTATCCGGAACGCTCGCCTACGCAGTGGGAGCGGGAAAAGCCGTCGTCTCCACCCCGTATTGGCATGCAAAGGAGATGTTGGCTGATGGTCGAGGCAGGCTCGTACCATTTAAAGATCACCTGGCTTTGGCGCACGAGATCAATCAACTTCTGGACTTTCCAGAGGACCGACTCAAGATGCGCCGCGCAGCTTACGAATATTCCCGACCCATGGTGATGAAGGAGATGGGCCGCCGGTATCTGGAATTGTTTTCGCGAGCCAAGACGCAACATACGCGTATCGGCGATCTGCCGGTACTCGATACGCTGAGTCAGCGCGATCAGCGACTGCCACAGATCAATTTAACGCATCTACGCCATATGACAGATCACACTGGCATGCTCCAGCACGCGAAATTCACGGTTCCAAACCGAGCCCACGGGTACTGTGTCGACGACAACGCTCGGGCACTCATCGTTGTTGCCAGAGCGCATGACCTCGATAGAACCGATACCTCACTGACGGAATTGTCGTCCGTTTATCTCAGTTTCCTGGATGATGCTTTCGATTCAGAAACCGGGCGATTTCACAATTTCATGTCGTACGATCGCAAATGGCTGGACACCATTGGATCCGAGGATTCTCACGGCCGCGCGCTGTGGGCACTGGGCACGATGGCAGGCTGGGGACAAAATTCAGGTCAAGTCGCTCTTGCCATTAAACTCTTCCATGATGCGTTGCCGGCGCTGGAAAGCTTTTCGGATTCGCGTGCCGTAGCATTCCCTATCCTTGGGATTCAGGCGTACCTCCACCGGCACGATAACGATCACCAAGTCCGTGAGCTGCTCAAATCACTGGGCGAGAGACTCCGGACCCGCTTCAGGCAGCACGCCACCAAAGACTGGCAATGGCACGAATTATCACTGACCTACGACAATGCACGGCTACCCGAAGCATTGATAGCCTGTGGTCGCGTTACCAACGATGATGACATGGTGAAGACCGGTATCGAGGTACTCGAATGGTTGAAAGACATCCAGCTCGATTCATCCGGCGGATGGTTTGCACCGGTTGGTAATCAGGGTTGGTTCCGCAAATCCGGCAGCAAAGCGCAATACGATCAACAGCCTCTCGAAGCAGCCGCCATGATCGGCGCCTGTATTCAAGCCCATGAATGCACGCAGCGTGAGGAATGGGTTCAGCTGGCATCGACCTGCTTCAACTGGTATCTGGGTAAGAACGATCAACAAACCCAACTTTATGACCATGCCAGTGGCGGATGCCGCGACGGGCTCACGCGGGACGGTGTCAATGAGAATCAGGGTGCGGAGTCAACGCTGTCGTACCTATCCTCCTTGCTCGCCATTTATAATCTCCGCGGATTGACCGCGAATCATCAGGACGATAAGAAGCCGGCGTTGGAAAAAAATCTGGCGGAAAACCCCGAGACGCAGCTCAAGTCTGCGGGTACTCCTTAA